In Nakaseomyces glabratus chromosome I, complete sequence, the sequence AAGTGATGTAGATGTCCcaaaaagaacaactgATGAAAGGACAGCTCAAATATTAGAGAATGCAAGAAAAACTGTTAATAATAGAAAACTACAGCTTTCAAAGAGACAAGCAAGTGGTGCTGCTTCTGCTGCATCTATAGCCCTTTCCAGGAAGACCAGCCAGGCAAGTTCTATATCGACTACCAGAAAGCGTAGCACACCAACTACACCTGTAAATGATTCAACTAGTAGGTTTGCGGATTCTCAAGCTGGCTCGAGATCTCACTCTACCATATCTACTAAAGAAGCCTCTCCAGCATCGTTTTCTAATTCCCCATCGGCTCCAATTATGCATCAGCAACCAGAAGCATCCAACTACTCACCGATTAGTACTATTATTGAGTCTCCTAGGTTGGATCATGGAACGCACTCTGAAAATGTATCATCAGACCCTAATTCCAAAGATTACTGGCAACAATATTTGGATAGTAATGAACACATAATCAAGAAAGAGGAGATTGGATTAACTATTGTCAACACCGATGTGTTAGAAAAACGTGTCCATAAGACCAATAGTGTTCTTGCTGACCCGCAGAGTTCTGTACCCATTAGATCTACCCTATTATCTCAAGTGGCAAGAAGTGGTGGTAGCACTACAGGCTTTAGATTTGAAGGAGGATATCTACCAGAGCAGAAATACTATAAAAAACTAAACATTGAAGTTCCAAACATTGATGAGGATCACAAATCTCCAGCTGGAATTATAACACCCTTGATGTCAGAAAATGTTGAGGCTGTTGCAAACAACGAGGCAGCAGATGATGGGAATAATACTGAAGATAACAAAATTTCTGGGAAATTTAAGAAACTATTTCATAATAACAAACTTGCGAACTTAGGTGAATTCAGAAACCTAGAGCGCTATAAGTACTTTAAACGAGAAGTCATTATTACTAACAGTGGAAGAATGATAATACTAGTAAAAATGAGGAACAAATTTGATCAGCATTATTATAGCCAACTGTACTCCATTAACTTAGCACAACACGGCTGTAAAATCAAAGAGCTTCACTTTCCAATTACGACTGACAGTCAAATCGATAATGTTAGCTATATTGTAATTGAGACACCATACAACTCCTTTGTTCTGATATGCTCCAAAGGCGATACAAAAACATGGTTATCTGCCTTAATCAAAGCATCAACAGTGGAAAGCCATTCTCAAGTAAAAAAGAGTAATCGTGTCAAATCCGAATCAATATCGAGAACTTCGCTTCCTCAACCACGGTTCCATAAAacctcatcatcatcatctgttTTATCCCCCAAGCAAAATATGCCAGTATCACCAAGATCTGTCTCAACTAATGAAATAGAAACTTCAGATCCTTCCCACTCAATGCATAAATCCGGTAGACTTTTTGATACGTTTGTCAACTCAAGGGAAAGGAAACAAAAATCTCACTCCTCACAAGTACCAATAAACAGCAAATTAATAAATGGATTACCCACCAGTATTGGTAATGCTTCAGCAGCAGTTTTTGGATTAGGAATTAATTCGGGGAGTAACTCAACTCAGCATAACCTGCCTCAACCCCCAGAACCAAAAGCTCACAAAAAGACAATCACAGCTAACAACTCCAGGCTGCTGAGTAGAAGTGAgaaaattttgagaaaCAAATAGTCTGAACAGATAAATAAATTATGCATTATATAGCTCTGATGTTTATAAATTCAAATCATTACAATAGCATCTACAACTTTGAATATACTTGAATTATTTCATACTGACATCACTGTCATCTGATTCATAATCACTGTCATCCACATCCTCTTCTAACTCTTCCACATTAACATTAAAACCTTCATTCTCAAAATACTCTTGTGTGGACTCAAGCTTTGAAGGATGGCAACTTAAAAAGATTGTACTATGTTGTGGCTGGAAGATATTTACCAGATATTTGCTCATCATCTCCTCTAGCTGAGCAGCTGAAACCTGTCCCAATCTTTCTAAGaaaatatctttgaaatgCGGACCTCTATTATATAGCTCGTTGTCCACATAATCCATCAAACCAGCATTAAAGTAATTATCTTCCATACTTGCTAGACTATTAATAATGCTACTCAAGGCACCACTAATCAACCTATTCTCGAACTTTGTCTTACCATTAGCATAGGACGtaacaatttcttttcctgCCTTATAACAACCAATAATATCTGCACCTCTATAGATGCTAAATCCCCAGGAGTTAATTTCCGGTAGCTTTAACATATAGGCACCATAAGCCAAACCAGCACCTCTGATGCCCTTCCAGAAAGGACCCTCTACACATTGCAAATACTCGGATGCTAGGCATACCTTGGGATAATCGGGGTGATGATAATCAAGGTCAAATGGAACTTTCGTTACCACATTCATAAAAGATGATTCAGATGCCGGTGttgtaataataaaaacctGACCGCTTGGCTTAGAACAAATATCTGAAACAAAGTGTAATGGCCTTGGTGCTGGAGGAATTTTATGGTCACCAAATTCAGCATTATCCTTCtccatattttttaataaaCCATTCCATGGTTCGTATAAGCCACCGCTACTTACTATTTTGGAGACATCTCCTAAAACCAGAATTCTGAACTTTGTGAAATGAGTCCGTAATTGAGATCTCATTGTTTCTAGTCTAGGCAGAATATTACTTTCAAAGTttcctttttcaatatcttctaAGACATCTTCAAGAATACTTTCAGCATATAAAGGATCAATcgacttcttcaaagatCTTTCAGAATATAGATTTCTATTCGTAATCGACTCAAGCATCATGGGTCCATCCCTCTTTAGTTCAACAATAGAATCCAAATAATTCTCCAGCAGGACTTTGATCCTTGATTCATCAAAAATCATATCAAATAAGACATGATTGAACCACTCAACGGCTTTAGCATAGTCTTTGGCTCTACATTTAATCATTATATCAATTAAGTCAGGGCAAGCTCCAGAAAGCCCCAATGTAACTTTAGTTTCTAATGTCTCGTCTTTTAGCTGTGAAATTACTTGCTCATACGACAAGATGGAGCCATCACTGGACTTCATAGGTAGAGAAAACAATTCATGAAAAACCTGGTAGTATGGTAATAGTTCAGTGTCTTTAACATACATGGAATTCAATAAGCAGTGCATTTCAACGAAATCAGTTGGAAAACTCTCAACATGGAATGGTAATGGAAATTCTCTAGTAGTTTCATGCTTCTTTCCCTCTGTCTTGATAAAGTCAACACTAGCAGCAGGATTTTCGATTGCAAACATATCCAGAATAGTGTTTGGTATGTCGACGTCGtttgttttctttgcaTTGTCaatcttttgtttcaattcttttctaCCAGTTTCGCCAAATTGTTGTTCTCTGCTGTGTAGTAAATTCTCCTTCTCTTTTTCTAGAACTTCATTCATTTTAGCACTTGGCTTCCCAATAACAACAACTGGCTTgttttcaacaaatatcTCATCCCTGAGTTTTTCCCAGTCCTGAACTGTCcaattattaattattcTATCGTAATcatttaaatttttcagcGTTTCAACCAATGATGATCCATCAGTTTTACCATACAAAAAGTCGGAAATTACAGCTTGAGACAAGGTATCACTTGGTGTCTTTTCACACCTCAATACGTAGTCCCATTTGGAATTTTCAATGACCTGTTTCATTctttcaagatcaaatttGTGTGTAGTCATTAACTCTATTGCTTTCTTTACAGTAATGTCGAGTTTTTCCGTTGGAACACCATGCAAATTCAAGTTGATGATTGTTCTTAGGTAGTCATCAGTATAGTAGTCTACTGAATTAGCATATGGATCCTCAATCTCAATCATTTCTTTATTGAAGGGTGAGATACTAGACTCGGTGTAGTATTCCAATAGCATAGAAACAGCCAAATCTCTCTCGTAAGAATCATATTTCTCACCAATCCAGGAGAGTAGTATTTCACCTTGAGATTCATCAGCTTCCGGAAATTCAATTACAGACCTTGCGATCTGAGTTCTTTTCTCTGGGATTTGAGAGTCTGGTGTGTCCACGAAAGGTCTGCTTATGGATGCATCACTATAAGTAGGCAATGTTTCATCCCATCTACTTGCTATCTCCAGCAGTTCATCTTCAGGTACATTACCAGATACAATTAAACACAGATTTTGTGGAGAATACATCTTTTTATGAAATTCTTTGATCTCATCATTTGTAAGTGTTCTCAAGTTCTTAGTTAAACCACCAGTTTCTGACCTGTAACCGCTACCTTCCGGGAACATCAATCTTTGCTTTTCCAATGAAGTCAAAAACCAACTTTGGGATTCTATACCTTCCATTTCACTATATACCACACCTTTATCAGAGAAGTCCTGTGGGTCAATGTGGTACACTTCAGTAACACATGCCTCATCAGTTAAAGTTGGGTTCAATAAGTGATCCAAGTATACCGGCAATAGCTTCTTAAACCCTTGCCACCCAGCACTCGTTAGTGTATATACCGTTTGGTCGGTGGCAGTCCAGGCGTTGGTGGACGACATGCACAGGTTACCCAAGGTGTCAAGCAAACCTTTATAAGGATATTTCTTGGAGCCCATGAAAATCAAGTGTTCAAGCGTATGTGGTACACCAGAATCGTTTGGACATTCTGTAGCAACAGCGAAATAACCCTCTACAAGTGGGGATGCCTTATGGTTGATGTGAACCAATTGCAATTTGGTTCTGGGCGAGATATACTTCGCCACATTGAACTGAGGAGCATAGTCCAGCTGGAAATTCACcagtttttgaaatgtcATTGTGCGCCTGAGTATATTGGCAAACAATTTGGATGGCAGTTTTGTTTTATCGATCTATACTTTACTACTGTTTTGATAATGCAACTTAACTAGTGTTTTTTCCTCTTAGTTTTTATCGTTTCAACAAGCTCAAAAAATGCATCTTGGATACAAGTCAAGAATGTCGCTATCAGAATATGTGTCTATTTACCTGATTTTTAGTTTATATTTGTCAGTTATAATATATGTTTACAGTGAATCAAAAGGATTTACAATTAAGATATTAGAGAAACGGTCAGTAGAATCGGTGGACGTCTTCACTTAAAAATCAGAAGTCTAACGTCTAAAAAATACCGAATATCATCATACTAATTCTCCAATTTTACAGAAATATATGAAGCCCTCTTAATCCTTTAAGATTGGCACATATCAGTCCCAAAAGCCAAACTGGGGCTCAGAATGAAGAACATAAAATGTCgtttccaaaaaaaaaaaaggaaatgCATATCATAGCGTACCatacaaatacaattgGCAGCATTAACCTCGCACACCCATGTAAGTATAATATACACTTGGGATCACACTTCTTGTGTATTAAAGATAGTGAACCTTCAATCTATTGCTATGCGATAAGAAGCTAAAACTCAGTGCGATGCCAAgcgatgcgatgcgatgcgatgagcttctgcttatataattttttttttttcaaaaagaatttCAGGATATCAGCATACACGTATATATCATGTGATTGATGCGTATTCAGATACCTAACATGTGATACTTACGTTTCagataacaaaaaatgGTGCCCGAATGAAATTTCACTGAAAAACTTTCTCTGCCAAAAAGTATTTcaaagcgatgagctcgGTAATATTACCATACTTGCAGGTTTGGCAACAACTTGGAACTCACTGTCAAAGGGCAATTATCCACGCAGATAAATCTAAACTCTATTGTTTCAATTGGGCATGAAATTTGAGTCTATAAGGCTTTAGGtagccaaaaaaaaaggttgCCAACTATTTATCAGGATAATTGAATTGATTTATATTTCGACCTTTGTAGTTCTTTTGTATATCTCTATTTGAGACGGGCTAATCAATTTCctggtggtccagtaacTTCAATTATATCCGGTTTATCTCCTATAATATATCCGGTCTCACGTTTAAAAACTCGTTGGGTGTGTACTTCCCCTGCTGTGAAATAACGTAATGTTTAGTCAAACCAACGTCGAAGAAATTGGACTAGTTTGtctttgaaaatataaaaaggTGGTACATTGGCCCATTGTCTCTTGGTATTACAGTAACTATCATAGTCCAAAATAGCTACACACATATAGCACAATTACAACTACTACAATATGGTTCAATTTATGGAAATCAAGGATGCTATTGAGCATTTCAAGCAGAACAAGTTCGTCATTGTCatggatgatgaagacaGAGAGAATGAAGGTGACCTGATCTGTGCCGCTGCTAATGTCACACCGGAACACATTGCTTTCCTAGTGAGACACTCTTCTGGTTACGTTTGTACGCCAATGAGCAATAAAATTGCCGACAGACTGGATTTGCCACTAATGAGAGACAACCTGAAGTGTGAGAGTGCTGACGACGACAGACACGGAACTGCTTACACCATCACTGTAGATGTCAGCGAAGGTACCACCACTGGTATTTCCGCCCATGACAGAGCGCTAACCTGTGCGAAGCTAGCTGACCCTTCTGCTAAGCCAAAGGACTTCTTGAAGCCAGGTCACATCTGCCCATTGAGAGCTAAGGACGGTGGTGTTATCACAAGACAAGGTCATACCGAAGCTGCTGTTGACCTGTGTAGATTATCTGGTCTGCCTGAAGTTGGTGTCATCTGTGAATTAGTTAACGATAGAGATGGGTCCATGATGAGATTAAATGATTGTGCAGAATTCGGTAAGAAGTTCGACATTCCAATCATTACCATCCAaagtttgataaaataCATCAAGGAAAACAACTTGTGAGGGTGTTGTTTCTCCGTAACACGTATATGTATTCCTAATTTCTACACTatcattttgaaaattgtATTTCAATACCGCTTGTTTTTAACCAACCTAACTTTAAATCATGTTTACTTCTTATTGTTTAGCCTATTAAGATAATGCATAATAATACATCCCTGTCCTATCAGGGATTAATGAATTACCTAATGATTATCGTgtttttaaaattaatattactTTCTCTTCATTATATCTCGTTTATGCACATATATGTCGGAGTTTTAAGTGCCATTATTGGTTGATAACTACTTCAAATCAAAGCTTACCGTACATTGTAAAGAGGTGTATGAGTCAATAAAACGTGTATCTGATGTCTAGCATATATTCAACTATAATAGATAAAAGCATTCTATCATTTGTTTTCTATAGTAGTTCATTACAAAAGAGATACTCAAATGTTGcatatataatacattAATTACGGTTTATTTTGACTGAGGTATCTTCAAACCTGTatttaattatttcttctctttggGCTTTGGAGCCACTagtctttctttttgacCCCAGACAAGCTTGTGAGGCTTCATGAATTTATCCAAGACTTCGTCGCTGACATTAGCCCTACGGTCTTGGAACTCCTTGACAACCTTCTGTAGTCTTTCAATACAgtacttcttcatctcACCAGATAGCAACTCACCACTTCTATATTTTTCGGCGGTCTCcttcaaaaattcttcattgtcCTCAAAGAATGACATGTATTGGTAAGCGACATCAACATCTGGGTCACCTCCCTTCTCTCTATGCAGTTCAATGGAAACTTGGCCACCACTAAAGGCATATTTGttgatcttcttttgaatttgcTTTGGAGTATCAGTCATGAAAATGGCAGATGTGTCATCGGAAGCACTCATCTTTGTAGTGGAACCTTGCAAAGCAGGGAAAAATCTGGAATGGATCAAAGCTGGCTTGGAATACTTTAATTTATCAGCAACATCTCTACATACTCTGAAGTATGGGTCTTGGTCAATAGCACATGGGATCAAACATGGAGTCTTTGGTGGAAGACCAAGAACGTCAGGGAAGGAGCTTGGGAAAGCTGTAGCAATTTGAATAGAAGCAAAATGGAACTTACCTATACAGTCAGAATCTGTGAAACCAAAAACAGCCTTTGCGGTAGAACCAGTAATCTGTCTTGAAACACGCACAACATTTTCATAAAAAGCGCCACCCATATATTCCAAATCAGAAAAGATGAATGTGTTCTCTGGATTGAAACCAACAGCAATAATATCACGGGCATTCTCACGGGCAAATCCCTTAACATCATCAATTGTTAGCTTTGGCTTAAATAGGAATTTCTCGTCATCAGTCAACTCAATGACCAAAGCACAATCGAAGACATCTTGCAGCCACTTAGTAAACATGAATGGAACAAGATGGCCCATGTGCATAGAGCCACTGGATGGACCCCTACCTGTGTACAAGAAAAATGGCTTTCCTTGTTCATATAGATCTAGAATCTTGTTAAAGTCACGCTCACTGAAAAAAAGACCCTTACGCAAAAAGTGGTGTGGCTTTTGACCAGTAACCTTCTCAAATCTATCCAAAGTCTCTTGTGTAATAGCTTTGGTACCAAATTGCTTGATCAACTTATCATAATCAATGGCTTGTGCAACACCACTTTCATCAACGGCACCTTCAACATCCCATGGCGTGACAACTTGATCTTTGTCGGCAGTCTTAAGGTTTTCAACCTCCTTGGTAACTTTATCAACTTCAGACATAGTAAAAAATACTAGTTAGTTTAGTATGATTTATATTAGTGGAATTGCTGAAAGGCTGACTATAGCTATATCAAAACATGTTTCCTTTTTGTATGCCATCAAGCATTtcgatatttttttttcagaaattttcAGTGCGATGCCCAAAAGAGCGTTCGCCATGATTATTCTAGTTGTGGAACTCTGGGTAATACCACATAATGAACTTATGAAGCTGTAACGAATGCTGactttcttttatatttacaagATATGAATGTTTTGTTGTTTAATTTCCAGTTGTATTGGAGACCTTTTTTTCATGTACCTAAGCATTATGTGTTAGGAACAAATTGATGattacaaaacaaaaaacaaaaacaaggCTATcttaatgatattatagTTTCCTTATTGCCATAAAGTAGTTTCCAATATCTTGACAATCGTGTTCCACCCAACCTTTTAGTGGTAGATACATGGTACCCTTACAATCCAGAATTTCGTGTCTATGTGCATGATTTTTCTTAAACCAGTTCTTCACTTCTCTGGAGTTAATATACTTGTTTAAGTGGTGTGTACCCTTTGGAACAATCTTTAGTACGTCTTCTCCCATAAATATAGTAGTGAACCAAGAAATAGGATCTCTGTTAATAGTGCTTAGATATAATATGCCTCCTTGATGTAGTCTATTCCATGCATGTTTTAATATTTCGGATGGATAATCTACATGTTCTAGCATTTCAAAGCAggtaacaatatcaaatttcTCCTGGACCTTTTCTAAAGGCATTAGCTTGTAATCCAGTTTATCCAAAATAGCAGGATCCTGTAAAGAGTGCTGTTTAGCCACTTCGATCACTTCAGGAGTCAAATCAATACCTGTGACCCTTTTCACAAATGGGAGACGTGCCATTGATTCTCCCAATATGCCTCCACCACATCCAATATCCAGAACTGAATATTGCTTATGGACCAATTGGTCATTAATCTCCTCTGTCAATTCTCTTTCTATGTTGTTAGAAACATATCTGGGCAAAAAGCTGGTGTGGTCGAATCCCGGAATGAAGATATCAGGATTATCAACCTTAACACAGCTGCGCAGTGTACGTTGAATGAAATCCAGTCTAGCATTATTCATAAGATGTAATATACGTTGAGGTCCATGGGGATCCCACCAAGTAGGTGCCAATTCTTGGAAATGATGAATTTCATCTTGCGAAGCTTCTGTACTCTTTAACCTCTTAGCAACACGGCCCAGCTGTAATCTACTAATTCTGGAGGTGAAACGGTTCATCATTCTAGATATAATATTT encodes:
- the PKH2 gene encoding serine/threonine protein kinase PKH2 (CAGL0I07513g~Ortholog(s) have lipid binding, protein serine/threonine kinase activity), giving the protein MTYSDEHASNSRPLLPTDEFALNRQLAKKRTEHEHGPGEIEDYEFNNSLRSSSNKNVADLLYERKNFHPQVQKALTDTDNFIAMYSHHDDNNGEEQDDQLSLGSEDNTEPQVIEEEDEELADDSSSTDNLSYATAGLELDPVLKKRQEEWARRGAAQIVKESVNPKTGEREKKIIRKGIKDFKFGEMVGDGAYSTVMLATAKDSGKKYAVKVLNKEYLIKQKKVKYVNIEKNALQRLNNSRGIVKLFFTFQDESSLYFLLEYAPNGDFLSVMKKYGSLSEDCTRYYSAQIIDGIKYLHSKGIIHRDIKPENILLDKDMKVKITDFGTAKILEPKNEDEDNPEFNLLTRSKSFVGTAEYVSPELLNDSYVDARCDIWAFGCMVFQMIAGKPPFKATNEYLTFQKVMKVQYAFTAGFPVVVRDLVKRILLKVPEQRLTIPQIEKHHFYKDISFEDGSVWTAPAPEIQPYKINAKSMQPVPELKDAPNKRTIINIPKRQLQKAHTNSSSTPNLPTIERPETPQRLESDVDVPKRTTDERTAQILENARKTVNNRKLQLSKRQASGAASAASIALSRKTSQASSISTTRKRSTPTTPVNDSTSRFADSQAGSRSHSTISTKEASPASFSNSPSAPIMHQQPEASNYSPISTIIESPRLDHGTHSENVSSDPNSKDYWQQYLDSNEHIIKKEEIGLTIVNTDVLEKRVHKTNSVLADPQSSVPIRSTLLSQVARSGGSTTGFRFEGGYLPEQKYYKKLNIEVPNIDEDHKSPAGIITPLMSENVEAVANNEAADDGNNTEDNKISGKFKKLFHNNKLANLGEFRNLERYKYFKREVIITNSGRMIILVKMRNKFDQHYYSQLYSINLAQHGCKIKELHFPITTDSQIDNVSYIVIETPYNSFVLICSKGDTKTWLSALIKASTVESHSQVKKSNRVKSESISRTSLPQPRFHKTSSSSSVLSPKQNMPVSPRSVSTNEIETSDPSHSMHKSGRLFDTFVNSRERKQKSHSSQVPINSKLINGLPTSIGNASAAVFGLGINSGSNSTQHNLPQPPEPKAHKKTITANNSRLLSRSEKILRNK
- the RIB3 gene encoding 3,4-dihydroxy-2-butanone-4-phosphate synthase RIB3 (CAGL0I07557g~Ortholog(s) have cytosol, nucleus localization), whose protein sequence is MVQFMEIKDAIEHFKQNKFVIVMDDEDRENEGDLICAAANVTPEHIAFLVRHSSGYVCTPMSNKIADRLDLPLMRDNLKCESADDDRHGTAYTITVDVSEGTTTGISAHDRALTCAKLADPSAKPKDFLKPGHICPLRAKDGGVITRQGHTEAAVDLCRLSGLPEVGVICELVNDRDGSMMRLNDCAEFGKKFDIPIITIQSLIKYIKENNL
- the COQ3 gene encoding hexaprenyldihydroxybenzoate methyltransferase (CAGL0I07601g~Ortholog(s) have 3-demethylubiquinone-6 3-O-methyltransferase activity, hexaprenyldihydroxybenzoate methyltransferase activity and role in ubiquinone biosynthetic process), giving the protein MMNRFTSRISRLQLGRVAKRLKSTEASQDEIHHFQELAPTWWDPHGPQRILHLMNNARLDFIQRTLRSCVKVDNPDIFIPGFDHTSFLPRYVSNNIERELTEEINDQLVHKQYSVLDIGCGGGILGESMARLPFVKRVTGIDLTPEVIEVAKQHSLQDPAILDKLDYKLMPLEKVQEKFDIVTCFEMLEHVDYPSEILKHAWNRLHQGGILYLSTINRDPISWFTTIFMGEDVLKIVPKGTHHLNKYINSREVKNWFKKNHAHRHEILDCKGTMYLPLKGWVEHDCQDIGNYFMAIRKL
- the WRS1 gene encoding tryptophan--tRNA ligase WRS1 (CAGL0I07579g~Ortholog(s) have tryptophan-tRNA ligase activity and cytosol localization) — protein: MSEVDKVTKEVENLKTADKDQVVTPWDVEGAVDESGVAQAIDYDKLIKQFGTKAITQETLDRFEKVTGQKPHHFLRKGLFFSERDFNKILDLYEQGKPFFLYTGRGPSSGSMHMGHLVPFMFTKWLQDVFDCALVIELTDDEKFLFKPKLTIDDVKGFARENARDIIAVGFNPENTFIFSDLEYMGGAFYENVVRVSRQITGSTAKAVFGFTDSDCIGKFHFASIQIATAFPSSFPDVLGLPPKTPCLIPCAIDQDPYFRVCRDVADKLKYSKPALIHSRFFPALQGSTTKMSASDDTSAIFMTDTPKQIQKKINKYAFSGGQVSIELHREKGGDPDVDVAYQYMSFFEDNEEFLKETAEKYRSGELLSGEMKKYCIERLQKVVKEFQDRRANVSDEVLDKFMKPHKLVWGQKERLVAPKPKEKK
- the SDD3 gene encoding Sdd3p (CAGL0I07535g~Ortholog(s) have cytosol, nucleus localization), translated to MTFQKLVNFQLDYAPQFNVAKYISPRTKLQLVHINHKASPLVEGYFAVATECPNDSGVPHTLEHLIFMGSKKYPYKGLLDTLGNLCMSSTNAWTATDQTVYTLTSAGWQGFKKLLPVYLDHLLNPTLTDEACVTEVYHIDPQDFSDKGVVYSEMEGIESQSWFLTSLEKQRLMFPEGSGYRSETGGLTKNLRTLTNDEIKEFHKKMYSPQNLCLIVSGNVPEDELLEIASRWDETLPTYSDASISRPFVDTPDSQIPEKRTQIARSVIEFPEADESQGEILLSWIGEKYDSYERDLAVSMLLEYYTESSISPFNKEMIEIEDPYANSVDYYTDDYLRTIINLNLHGVPTEKLDITVKKAIELMTTHKFDLERMKQVIENSKWDYVLRCEKTPSDTLSQAVISDFLYGKTDGSSLVETLKNLNDYDRIINNWTVQDWEKLRDEIFVENKPVVVIGKPSAKMNEVLEKEKENLLHSREQQFGETGRKELKQKIDNAKKTNDVDIPNTILDMFAIENPAASVDFIKTEGKKHETTREFPLPFHVESFPTDFVEMHCLLNSMYVKDTELLPYYQVFHELFSLPMKSSDGSILSYEQVISQLKDETLETKVTLGLSGACPDLIDIMIKCRAKDYAKAVEWFNHVLFDMIFDESRIKVLLENYLDSIVELKRDGPMMLESITNRNLYSERSLKKSIDPLYAESILEDVLEDIEKGNFESNILPRLETMRSQLRTHFTKFRILVLGDVSKIVSSGGLYEPWNGLLKNMEKDNAEFGDHKIPPAPRPLHFVSDICSKPSGQVFIITTPASESSFMNVVTKVPFDLDYHHPDYPKVCLASEYLQCVEGPFWKGIRGAGLAYGAYMLKLPEINSWGFSIYRGADIIGCYKAGKEIVTSYANGKTKFENRLISGALSSIINSLASMEDNYFNAGLMDYVDNELYNRGPHFKDIFLERLGQVSAAQLEEMMSKYLVNIFQPQHSTIFLSCHPSKLESTQEYFENEGFNVNVEELEEDVDDSDYESDDSDVSMK